Proteins encoded by one window of Primulina huaijiensis isolate GDHJ02 chromosome 1, ASM1229523v2, whole genome shotgun sequence:
- the LOC140975573 gene encoding LOW QUALITY PROTEIN: histidine kinase 1-like (The sequence of the model RefSeq protein was modified relative to this genomic sequence to represent the inferred CDS: inserted 1 base in 1 codon): MECLHGKVFSKICHFWTYFKRYIISRSCRKSYQRDVEEEIQDSSTLCLSSSYYSVFVVRLAIMVMLAILIGLLTLLTWHITRVYTTKSLNSLAYGLRHELLQRPVLRMWNILNSTVEVATAQVKLSEXVIRRYNKQVNQAQQIEQLYEVMREVTWALFASNTALNSITLSYRNGFVQAFHRYRKSNSTYYIFSDLVNYSISISSDSNSHLLHHGWNDQSIRGNISAIWYREPLDPFTGEKTGKPTPIPPDQLINIAGISQVPDGTASWHIAVSKYADSPLLSAALPVWDPSHDSMVAVVGITTALSSVGQLMKDLVEFHSGHIYLTSQEGWLIATSTDTPLLVNSTTGPKLTMAADSKDIVIRSGAEHLKKAYGDKFPPGREVHIENAKLGTQLYYIDSFFLNLTRLPMVGVIIIPRQYIMGKVDDKAYKTLMVLISASVCILVVGCLCIFILTNGVSKEMNLRAELIKQLDARRKAEASSNYKTQFLANMSHELRTPMAAVIGLLDILITDDCLKNEQHSIITQIRKCSTALLRLLNNILDLSKVESGKLVLEENEFDLSRELEGLIDMFSVQCINNNLETILDISDDMPKVVQGDSGRVLQIFANLVSNSIKFTTSGYVLLRGWCETVDTDNSTRKLSLNQKESWCAHKMKRKRETSHEQICSKKGNKMVLWFEVDDTGCGIDPSKWESVFESFEQADPSTTRLHGGTGLGLCIVRTLVNKMNGEIKVVKKNGPGTLMQLYMLLNIPEDRAKSQYQFNLKQQYMTVFLALSGRMTRLLMTQWLQENGVQTHEASDWNELTQNLQEPCKNISKNLHSKYTNPHESNFQGSISSILIIIIDIGFLDLSTEIWKQQLDFLDKYSGLTSFAWLLNHDTSNAIKAELRKRGHLLMTNRPLYKAKMIRIFESVTRENNSNASQIHKLLEIDSLHLGSTSSDDSEKSENECFKRTNTVKRRVEEQYLNKSNLEDQSAACSDKVDNDKNPLEGLHILLAEDTLVLQRVATIMLEKMGAKVVVVGDGMQVLDALNNTIQSNEYGEEVLRENCTTYHTESLPYDLILMDCQMPKMDGYEATKAIRRLESGTSWHVPIVALTAHAMSSDEAKCLEVGMDAYLTKPIDRKLMVSTILFLTKRVV; the protein is encoded by the exons ATGGAGTGCTTACATGGAAAAGTCTTCAGTAAAATTTGTCATTTCTGGACTTATTTCAAAAGATACATCATTTCTCGAAGCTGCAGAAAATCTTACCAAAGAGATGTAGAAGAAGAGATTCAAGATTCAAGTACCCTTTGTCTTTCATCATCATATTATAGTGTCTTTGTCGTTCGTCTCGCTATCATG GTTATGCTAGCAATTTTAATAGGCTTGTTAACTTTGCTAACATGGCATATCACACGAGTCTATACTACAAAATCACTGAACTCGTTGGCATATGGACTTCGACACGAGCTTCTGCAGAGGCCAGTTTTACGTATGTGGAACATTCTTAACTCTACTGTCGAAGTTGCCACAGCTCAGGTGAAGCTCTCCG TCGTTATCAGACGTTACAACAAGCAGGTTAATCAAGCACAGCAAATCGAG CAGCTTTACGAGGTTATGAGGGAGGTTACATGGGCCTTATTTGCAAGCAACACAGCTCTCAATTCCATAACTTTGAGTTACAGAAATGGTTTTGTCCAGGCTTTCCATAGATATAGGAAGAGTAATAGCACATACTACATATTCTCTGATCTTGTTAATTACTCAATAAGCATCTCATCTGATTCTAATTCCCATTTGCTTCATCATGGATGGAACGACCAATCCATACGAGGAAACATTTCTGCAATTTGGTACCGAGAACCTCTGGATCCTTTTACGGGTGAAAAAACTGGAAAACCAACACCTATCCCACCAGATCAGTTGATAAACATCGCTGGTATTTCACAGGTTCCTGATGGTACCGCTTCTTGGCATATAGCCGTTAGCAAATATGCAGACTCGCCTTTACTCTCCGCAGCATTACCGGTTTGGGATCCATCCCACGACAGTATGGTTGCAGTTGTTGGCATTACTACAGCACTATCTAGCGTCGGACAGTTGATGAAAGATCTAGTTGAATTCCACAGTGGCCACATTTATTTGACTTCTCAAGAAGGTTGGCTTATTGCTACTTCAACTGATACACCTCTACTTGTGAATTCTACCACAGGACCAAAGCTCACTATGGCCGCTGATTCTAAGGATATCGTGATACGATCTGGAGCCGAGCATTTAAAGAAAGCCTATGGTGACAAATTTCCTCCCGGTCGAGAAGTTCATATAGAAAATGCAAAGCTTGGGACCCAACTGTATTACATAGATTCCTTTTTCTTGAACTTGACAAGGCTTCCTATG GTTGGGGTAATAATCATTCCAAGACAATATATAATGGGAAAAGTTGATGATAAAGCTTACAAAACGCTGATGGTATTGATATCAGCTTCAGTATGCATCCTGGTGGTCGGATGTTTATGCATCTTTATATTGACAAATGGAGTTTCAAAAGAGATGAACCTGAGGGCAGAACTAATAAAACAGTTGGATGCAAGAAGAAAGGCAGAAGCATCAAGCAACTATAAAACCCAGTTTTTAGCAAATATGAG CCATGAACTTCGAACCCCAATGGCAGCTGTAATTGGGTTGCTGGATATACTTATTACCGATGACTGTCTAAAAAACGAACAACATTCAATTATTACTCAAATTCGTAAATGTTCCACGGCTTTACTCCGGCTTCTCAACAACATTTTAGATCTCAGTAAG GTTGAATCTGGGAAATTGGTACTGGAAGAAAATGAGTTTGATTTAAGCCGAGAACTTGAAGGGTTAATCGACATGTTCTCTGTACAGTGTATCAACAACAACTTAGAGACCATTCTTGATATTTCGG ATGATATGCCAAAAGTAGTTCAGGGAGACTCTGGTAGAGTTCTTCAAATTTTTGCCAACCTTGTTAGCAATTCCATTAAATTTACAACTT CTGGATACGTTCTTCTACGAGGATGGTGTGAGACGGTAGATACTGATAATAGCACAAGAAAGTTATCACTTAATCAAAAGGAGTCCTGGTGTGCACATAAAATGAAACGAAAGCGGGAAACGAGCCATGAACAGATATGCTCGAAGAAAGGAAACAAAATGGTTCTTTGGTTTGAGGTTGATGACACTGGCTGTG GGATCGATCCAAGCAAATGGGAATCTGTATTTGAGAGTTTTGAGCAAGCTGATCCGTCAACAACTCGATT GCATGGTGGCACTGGTTTAGGCCTCTGCATTGTAAGGACCTTG GTGAATAAGATGAACGGAGAAATCAAAGTGGTGAAGAAGAACGGACCTGGAACTCTGATGCAGCTATATATGCTTCTTAATATACCGGAGGACAGAGCAAAAAGTCAGTACCAATTCAACCTGAAACAGCAATATATGACT GTGTTTCTTGCACTCAGTGGCAGAATGACTAGATTGCTCATGACTCAGTGGTTACAAGAAAATGGAGTTCAGACCCATGAAGCATCTGATTGGAATGAGCTTACACAAAATCTTCAAGAGCCCTGCAAAAACATTAGCAAAAATTTACATAGCAAGTACACAAATCCTCATGAATCAAATTTCCAGGGCAGTATCAGCTCAATTTTAATCATAATCATCGACATAGGATTTCTTGACTTGAGCACAGAAATATGGAAGCAACAGCTTGATTTTCTAGACAAATACAGTGGACTAACCAGTTTTGCTTGGCTCTTGAACCATGACACCTCAAATGCCATCAAGGCTGAACTCCGGAAACGGGGGCACTTATTAATGACTAACAGGCCTCTATACAAAGCAAAAATGATCCGTATTTTTGAATCTGTCACAAGGGAAAACAATTCGAATGCATCACAGATTCACAAATTGCTTGAAATAGATAGTCTTCACTTGGGTTCTACCAGCTCTGACGATTCAGAGAAGTCGGAAAATGAGTGTTTTAAAAGGACTAATACAGTGAAAAGAAGGGTAGAAGAACaatatttgaataaatcaaatcttGAAGATCAAAGTGCCGCGTGCTCAGACAAGGTTGATAATGACAAAAATCCTCTTGAAGGTCTACACATACTTCTTGCAGAAGATACACTGGTACTTCAGAGGGTGGCAACGATCATGTTGGAAAAAATGGGAGCAAAAGTAGTCGTTGTAGGAGATGGAATGCAGGTCCTTGATGCTCTTAACAACACGATCCAATCCAATGAATATGGAGAGGAAGTGCTTAGAGAAAACTGCACCACTTATCATACAGAATCATTGCCATACGACTTGATTTTGATGGATTGTCAA ATGCCGAAAATGGATGGGTATGAAGCAACAAAAGCAATCAGAAGACTCGAATCCGGCACCAGTTGGCACGTCCCCATAGTTGCATTGACTGCTCATGCAATGTCTTCGGATGAAGCTAAATGCTTGGAAGTGGGAATGGATGCTTATCTAACGAAGCCAATTGACCGCAAATTAATGGTTTCCACAATCCTTTTTTTGACCAAGAGAGTAGTCTAA